The following coding sequences lie in one Lytechinus pictus isolate F3 Inbred unplaced genomic scaffold, Lp3.0 scaffold_20, whole genome shotgun sequence genomic window:
- the LOC135157919 gene encoding uncharacterized protein LOC135157919, with product IAISSTFPVSTFSPSISSSSSTSSVSSPFTAVIPAIFSSSFSSLAISSTLPVSTFSPSISSSSSASSVSSPSTAVIPAIFSSSSSSLAISSIFPVSTSSSSISSSSSTGSVPSPSTAVIPAIFSSSSSSLAISSIFPVLTSSSSISSSSSIGSVPCPSTAVIPAIFSSSFSSLAISSIFPVFTFSPSISSSSTTGSVPCPSTAVISPSALSFLSPPPHLSLAPPPLPLFPAIPLY from the exons atagCCATCAGCTCTACCTTCCCTGTCTCCACCTTCTCCCCTTCCATTAGCTCCAGCTCCTCCACCAGCTCTGTTTCCAGCCCTTTCACTGCAGTCATCCCTGCAATCTTCAGCTCCTCCTTCTCATCCTTAGCCATCAGCTCTACCTTACCTGTTTCCACCTTCTCCCCTTCCATTAGCTCTAGCTCCTCCGCCAGCTCTGTTTCCAGCCCTTCCACTGCAGTCATCCCTGCAATCTtcagctcctcctcctcctccttagcCATCAGCTCTATCTTTCCTGTCTCAACCTCCTCATCTTCCATTAGCTCCAGCTCCTCCACCGGCTCTGTTCCCAGCCCTTCCACTGCAGTCATCCCTGCAATATtcagctcctcctcctcctccttagcCATCAGCTCTATCTTTCCTGTCTTAACCTCCTCATCTTCCATTAGCTCCAGCTCCTCCATCGGCTCTGTTCCCTGCCCTTCCACTGCAGTCATCCCTGCAATCTTCAGCTCCTCCTTCTCATCCTTAGCCATCAGCTCTATCTTTCCTGTCTTCACCTTCTCCCCTTCCATTAGCTCCAGCTCCACCACCGGCTCTGTTCCCTGCCCTTCCACTGCAGTCATCTCT CCGTCAGCTCTGTCTTTCCTGTCTCCACCTCCTCATCTTTCATTAGCTCCTCCACCACTGCCTCTGTTTCCAGCCATTCCTCTGTATTAA